In Aptenodytes patagonicus chromosome 12, bAptPat1.pri.cur, whole genome shotgun sequence, a genomic segment contains:
- the TMCO6 gene encoding transmembrane and coiled-coil domain-containing protein 6 isoform X2 codes for MWGWRRRGAGPSGRGAEELRARRREREAALRKARRQEQLVSKRLLREDTTAEEGGQDGAEIVPDPLSEDEVLELLRAVQRGSEDRKRSLGRLRWALQNKETQQKFVRSAQVWHCMAVIKDMSRVALCPSRCVGELVCGRGWEGRRSQHPLGSTRLDGSIRTLIGIFTSSLADMQMEAARCLHELSHSSDPAVAEACLPVTSYLLTYLSGHSVEFMELCLYTLGNLVVESEAVRKQLLPQGIIPVLASCIQSPHEAVLEGLGYVLSQLLQAKEAPTEIIPLVLDSVLPQHMLRLVCSGLKAGIGAAVEFAWCLHYIICSHTANAALLSLGALPALTSLLLDLASEIPQDAPEGLELLVCPVLRCLSNLLAEETGCEVQIQDERLLIALFLILQCFLQQHPFIVQECLWLLNNLTDEPFFCSALLSLDLLPALLQLLPCSQMASVLVLTVLCNIAEKGPAYCQQLHRQPALPLLLPTLALPDPEVVGQCLELLHLLFLHWPEAAADFVTQGGHRALEQHQSTPVLQERARALLDMVGQPLGASALSPCHATLSAFS; via the exons aTGTGGGGCTGGCGGCGACGCGGGGCCGGGCCCAGCGGCCGCGGCGCGGAGGAGCtgcgggcccggcggcgggagcgaGAGGCAG CTCTCAGGAAAGCCCGGCGGCAGGAGCAGCTGGTCAGCAAGCGGCTTCTGCGGGAGGACACCACGGCAGAGGAGGGTGGACAGGATGGAGCAGAGATCGTGCCAGACCCTCTCTCGGAGGATGAG GTTCTTGAGCTGCTCAGAGCCGTGCAGAGGGGCTCAGAGGACAGGAAAAGATCGCTCGGCCGCCTCCGTTGGGCTCTGCAGAACAAGGAGACTCAGCAGAAGTTTGTCAGGTCAGCCCAGGTCTGGCACTGCATGGCTGTTATCAAGGACATGTCCAGAGTGGCCCTTTGTCCCAGTCGTTGTGTGGGTGAGCTGGTGTGTGGCCGAGGGTGGGAAGGCAGGAGGTCACAGCACCCTTTGGGTTCTACCAGGCTGGATGGCAGCATCCGGACACTCATTGGGATCTTCACCAGCAGCCTGGCTGACATGCAGATGGAGGCAGCCCGCTGTCTCCACGAGCTCTCCCACTCCAGTGAccctgctgtggctgaggcatgTCTGCCAGTGACCTCCTATCTCCTCACCTACCTCTCAGGACACAGTGTTGAGTTCATG GAGCTGTGTTTGTACACGCTGGGGAACCTGGTAGTAGAAAGCGAAGCTGTGAGGAAGCAGCTTCTGCCTCAGGGCATCATTCCAGTGCTGGCATCCTGCATCCAG TCCCCGCACGAGGCTGTGCTGGAAGGTCTGGGCTACGTCCTCTCGCAGCTCCTCCAAGCCAAGGAAGCCCCCACAGAGATCATACC CTTGGTTCTGGACTCTGTTCTCCCCCAGCACATGCTTCGACTGGTTTGCTCCGGCCTCAAGGCTGGGATAGGAGCAGCCGTGGAGTTTGCATGGTGTCTCCACTACATCATTTGTAG ccatACAGCCAACGCAGCATTGCTGTCGCTGGGGGCCTTGCCTGCCCTCACCTCGCTCTTGCTCGACCTGGCTTCTGAAATCCCCCAAGATGCTCCTGAGGGCCTGGAGCTG CTCGTCTGCCCAGTGCTGCGGTGTCTCAGCAACCTGCTCGCGGAGGAGACGGGTTGCGAAGTCCAGATCCAGGACGAGCGCCTGCTCATCgccctcttcctcatcctgcagtgcttcctccagcagcacccgTTCATCGTACAGGAGTGTCTCTGGCTGCTGAACAACCTCACGG ACGAGCCCTTCTTCTGCTCCGCTCTGCTCTCCCTGGACTTGCTCCCggccctgctgcagctcctgccgtGTTCTCAGATGGCCAGTGTGTTG GTCCTGACAGTTCTGTGCAATATAGCAGAGAAGGGGCCAGCCtactgccagcagctgcaccggcagcctgccctgcccctgctgctgcccaccctcGCGCTGCCCGACCCCGAAGTGGTGGGGCAGTGCCTCGAGCTGCTGCACCTCCTCTTCCTGCACTGGCCGGAG GCTGCTGCTGACTTCGTCACGCAAGGCGGGCACCGGGCCCTCGAGCAGCACCAGAGCACCCCAGTACTCCAGGAGCGGGCACGAGCGCTGCTCGACATGGTCGGGCAGCCCCTGGGAGCCTCCGCCCTCAGTCCCTGCCACGCCACGTTGTCTGCCTTCTCCTAG
- the TMCO6 gene encoding transmembrane and coiled-coil domain-containing protein 6 isoform X1 produces MWGWRRRGAGPSGRGAEELRARRREREAALRKARRQEQLVSKRLLREDTTAEEGGQDGAEIVPDPLSEDEVLELLRAVQRGSEDRKRSLGRLRWALQNKETQQKFVRSAQVWHCMAVIKDMSRVALCPSRCVGELVCGRGWEGRRSQHPLGSTRLDGSIRTLIGIFTSSLADMQMEAARCLHELSHSSDPAVAEACLPVTSYLLTYLSGHSVEFMELCLYTLGNLVVESEAVRKQLLPQGIIPVLASCIQSPHEAVLEGLGYVLSQLLQAKEAPTEIIPLVLDSVLPQHMLRLVCSGLKAGIGAAVEFAWCLHYIICSHTANAALLSLGALPALTSLLLDLASEIPQDAPEGLELLVCPVLRCLSNLLAEETGCEVQIQDERLLIALFLILQCFLQQHPFIVQECLWLLNNLTADEPFFCSALLSLDLLPALLQLLPCSQMASVLVLTVLCNIAEKGPAYCQQLHRQPALPLLLPTLALPDPEVVGQCLELLHLLFLHWPEAAADFVTQGGHRALEQHQSTPVLQERARALLDMVGQPLGASALSPCHATLSAFS; encoded by the exons aTGTGGGGCTGGCGGCGACGCGGGGCCGGGCCCAGCGGCCGCGGCGCGGAGGAGCtgcgggcccggcggcgggagcgaGAGGCAG CTCTCAGGAAAGCCCGGCGGCAGGAGCAGCTGGTCAGCAAGCGGCTTCTGCGGGAGGACACCACGGCAGAGGAGGGTGGACAGGATGGAGCAGAGATCGTGCCAGACCCTCTCTCGGAGGATGAG GTTCTTGAGCTGCTCAGAGCCGTGCAGAGGGGCTCAGAGGACAGGAAAAGATCGCTCGGCCGCCTCCGTTGGGCTCTGCAGAACAAGGAGACTCAGCAGAAGTTTGTCAGGTCAGCCCAGGTCTGGCACTGCATGGCTGTTATCAAGGACATGTCCAGAGTGGCCCTTTGTCCCAGTCGTTGTGTGGGTGAGCTGGTGTGTGGCCGAGGGTGGGAAGGCAGGAGGTCACAGCACCCTTTGGGTTCTACCAGGCTGGATGGCAGCATCCGGACACTCATTGGGATCTTCACCAGCAGCCTGGCTGACATGCAGATGGAGGCAGCCCGCTGTCTCCACGAGCTCTCCCACTCCAGTGAccctgctgtggctgaggcatgTCTGCCAGTGACCTCCTATCTCCTCACCTACCTCTCAGGACACAGTGTTGAGTTCATG GAGCTGTGTTTGTACACGCTGGGGAACCTGGTAGTAGAAAGCGAAGCTGTGAGGAAGCAGCTTCTGCCTCAGGGCATCATTCCAGTGCTGGCATCCTGCATCCAG TCCCCGCACGAGGCTGTGCTGGAAGGTCTGGGCTACGTCCTCTCGCAGCTCCTCCAAGCCAAGGAAGCCCCCACAGAGATCATACC CTTGGTTCTGGACTCTGTTCTCCCCCAGCACATGCTTCGACTGGTTTGCTCCGGCCTCAAGGCTGGGATAGGAGCAGCCGTGGAGTTTGCATGGTGTCTCCACTACATCATTTGTAG ccatACAGCCAACGCAGCATTGCTGTCGCTGGGGGCCTTGCCTGCCCTCACCTCGCTCTTGCTCGACCTGGCTTCTGAAATCCCCCAAGATGCTCCTGAGGGCCTGGAGCTG CTCGTCTGCCCAGTGCTGCGGTGTCTCAGCAACCTGCTCGCGGAGGAGACGGGTTGCGAAGTCCAGATCCAGGACGAGCGCCTGCTCATCgccctcttcctcatcctgcagtgcttcctccagcagcacccgTTCATCGTACAGGAGTGTCTCTGGCTGCTGAACAACCTCACGG CAGACGAGCCCTTCTTCTGCTCCGCTCTGCTCTCCCTGGACTTGCTCCCggccctgctgcagctcctgccgtGTTCTCAGATGGCCAGTGTGTTG GTCCTGACAGTTCTGTGCAATATAGCAGAGAAGGGGCCAGCCtactgccagcagctgcaccggcagcctgccctgcccctgctgctgcccaccctcGCGCTGCCCGACCCCGAAGTGGTGGGGCAGTGCCTCGAGCTGCTGCACCTCCTCTTCCTGCACTGGCCGGAG GCTGCTGCTGACTTCGTCACGCAAGGCGGGCACCGGGCCCTCGAGCAGCACCAGAGCACCCCAGTACTCCAGGAGCGGGCACGAGCGCTGCTCGACATGGTCGGGCAGCCCCTGGGAGCCTCCGCCCTCAGTCCCTGCCACGCCACGTTGTCTGCCTTCTCCTAG
- the TMCO6 gene encoding transmembrane and coiled-coil domain-containing protein 6 isoform X4 codes for MWGWRRRGAGPSGRGAEELRARRREREAALRKARRQEQLVSKRLLREDTTAEEGGQDGAEIVPDPLSEDEVLELLRAVQRGSEDRKRSLGRLRWALQNKETQQKFVRLDGSIRTLIGIFTSSLADMQMEAARCLHELSHSSDPAVAEACLPVTSYLLTYLSGHSVEFMELCLYTLGNLVVESEAVRKQLLPQGIIPVLASCIQSPHEAVLEGLGYVLSQLLQAKEAPTEIIPLVLDSVLPQHMLRLVCSGLKAGIGAAVEFAWCLHYIICSHTANAALLSLGALPALTSLLLDLASEIPQDAPEGLELLVCPVLRCLSNLLAEETGCEVQIQDERLLIALFLILQCFLQQHPFIVQECLWLLNNLTADEPFFCSALLSLDLLPALLQLLPCSQMASVLVLTVLCNIAEKGPAYCQQLHRQPALPLLLPTLALPDPEVVGQCLELLHLLFLHWPEAAADFVTQGGHRALEQHQSTPVLQERARALLDMVGQPLGASALSPCHATLSAFS; via the exons aTGTGGGGCTGGCGGCGACGCGGGGCCGGGCCCAGCGGCCGCGGCGCGGAGGAGCtgcgggcccggcggcgggagcgaGAGGCAG CTCTCAGGAAAGCCCGGCGGCAGGAGCAGCTGGTCAGCAAGCGGCTTCTGCGGGAGGACACCACGGCAGAGGAGGGTGGACAGGATGGAGCAGAGATCGTGCCAGACCCTCTCTCGGAGGATGAG GTTCTTGAGCTGCTCAGAGCCGTGCAGAGGGGCTCAGAGGACAGGAAAAGATCGCTCGGCCGCCTCCGTTGGGCTCTGCAGAACAAGGAGACTCAGCAGAAGTTTGTCAG GCTGGATGGCAGCATCCGGACACTCATTGGGATCTTCACCAGCAGCCTGGCTGACATGCAGATGGAGGCAGCCCGCTGTCTCCACGAGCTCTCCCACTCCAGTGAccctgctgtggctgaggcatgTCTGCCAGTGACCTCCTATCTCCTCACCTACCTCTCAGGACACAGTGTTGAGTTCATG GAGCTGTGTTTGTACACGCTGGGGAACCTGGTAGTAGAAAGCGAAGCTGTGAGGAAGCAGCTTCTGCCTCAGGGCATCATTCCAGTGCTGGCATCCTGCATCCAG TCCCCGCACGAGGCTGTGCTGGAAGGTCTGGGCTACGTCCTCTCGCAGCTCCTCCAAGCCAAGGAAGCCCCCACAGAGATCATACC CTTGGTTCTGGACTCTGTTCTCCCCCAGCACATGCTTCGACTGGTTTGCTCCGGCCTCAAGGCTGGGATAGGAGCAGCCGTGGAGTTTGCATGGTGTCTCCACTACATCATTTGTAG ccatACAGCCAACGCAGCATTGCTGTCGCTGGGGGCCTTGCCTGCCCTCACCTCGCTCTTGCTCGACCTGGCTTCTGAAATCCCCCAAGATGCTCCTGAGGGCCTGGAGCTG CTCGTCTGCCCAGTGCTGCGGTGTCTCAGCAACCTGCTCGCGGAGGAGACGGGTTGCGAAGTCCAGATCCAGGACGAGCGCCTGCTCATCgccctcttcctcatcctgcagtgcttcctccagcagcacccgTTCATCGTACAGGAGTGTCTCTGGCTGCTGAACAACCTCACGG CAGACGAGCCCTTCTTCTGCTCCGCTCTGCTCTCCCTGGACTTGCTCCCggccctgctgcagctcctgccgtGTTCTCAGATGGCCAGTGTGTTG GTCCTGACAGTTCTGTGCAATATAGCAGAGAAGGGGCCAGCCtactgccagcagctgcaccggcagcctgccctgcccctgctgctgcccaccctcGCGCTGCCCGACCCCGAAGTGGTGGGGCAGTGCCTCGAGCTGCTGCACCTCCTCTTCCTGCACTGGCCGGAG GCTGCTGCTGACTTCGTCACGCAAGGCGGGCACCGGGCCCTCGAGCAGCACCAGAGCACCCCAGTACTCCAGGAGCGGGCACGAGCGCTGCTCGACATGGTCGGGCAGCCCCTGGGAGCCTCCGCCCTCAGTCCCTGCCACGCCACGTTGTCTGCCTTCTCCTAG
- the TMCO6 gene encoding transmembrane and coiled-coil domain-containing protein 6 isoform X3, whose product MWGWRRRGAGPSGRGAEELRARRREREAALRKARRQEQLVSKRLLREDTTAEEGGQDGAEIVPDPLSEDEVLELLRAVQRGSEDRKRSLGRLRWALQNKETQQKFVRSAQVWHCMAVIKDMSRVALCPSRCVGELVCGRGWEGRRSQHPLGSTRLDGSIRTLIGIFTSSLADMQMEAARCLHELSHSSDPAVAEACLPVTSYLLTYLSGHSVEFMSPHEAVLEGLGYVLSQLLQAKEAPTEIIPLVLDSVLPQHMLRLVCSGLKAGIGAAVEFAWCLHYIICSHTANAALLSLGALPALTSLLLDLASEIPQDAPEGLELLVCPVLRCLSNLLAEETGCEVQIQDERLLIALFLILQCFLQQHPFIVQECLWLLNNLTADEPFFCSALLSLDLLPALLQLLPCSQMASVLVLTVLCNIAEKGPAYCQQLHRQPALPLLLPTLALPDPEVVGQCLELLHLLFLHWPEAAADFVTQGGHRALEQHQSTPVLQERARALLDMVGQPLGASALSPCHATLSAFS is encoded by the exons aTGTGGGGCTGGCGGCGACGCGGGGCCGGGCCCAGCGGCCGCGGCGCGGAGGAGCtgcgggcccggcggcgggagcgaGAGGCAG CTCTCAGGAAAGCCCGGCGGCAGGAGCAGCTGGTCAGCAAGCGGCTTCTGCGGGAGGACACCACGGCAGAGGAGGGTGGACAGGATGGAGCAGAGATCGTGCCAGACCCTCTCTCGGAGGATGAG GTTCTTGAGCTGCTCAGAGCCGTGCAGAGGGGCTCAGAGGACAGGAAAAGATCGCTCGGCCGCCTCCGTTGGGCTCTGCAGAACAAGGAGACTCAGCAGAAGTTTGTCAGGTCAGCCCAGGTCTGGCACTGCATGGCTGTTATCAAGGACATGTCCAGAGTGGCCCTTTGTCCCAGTCGTTGTGTGGGTGAGCTGGTGTGTGGCCGAGGGTGGGAAGGCAGGAGGTCACAGCACCCTTTGGGTTCTACCAGGCTGGATGGCAGCATCCGGACACTCATTGGGATCTTCACCAGCAGCCTGGCTGACATGCAGATGGAGGCAGCCCGCTGTCTCCACGAGCTCTCCCACTCCAGTGAccctgctgtggctgaggcatgTCTGCCAGTGACCTCCTATCTCCTCACCTACCTCTCAGGACACAGTGTTGAGTTCATG TCCCCGCACGAGGCTGTGCTGGAAGGTCTGGGCTACGTCCTCTCGCAGCTCCTCCAAGCCAAGGAAGCCCCCACAGAGATCATACC CTTGGTTCTGGACTCTGTTCTCCCCCAGCACATGCTTCGACTGGTTTGCTCCGGCCTCAAGGCTGGGATAGGAGCAGCCGTGGAGTTTGCATGGTGTCTCCACTACATCATTTGTAG ccatACAGCCAACGCAGCATTGCTGTCGCTGGGGGCCTTGCCTGCCCTCACCTCGCTCTTGCTCGACCTGGCTTCTGAAATCCCCCAAGATGCTCCTGAGGGCCTGGAGCTG CTCGTCTGCCCAGTGCTGCGGTGTCTCAGCAACCTGCTCGCGGAGGAGACGGGTTGCGAAGTCCAGATCCAGGACGAGCGCCTGCTCATCgccctcttcctcatcctgcagtgcttcctccagcagcacccgTTCATCGTACAGGAGTGTCTCTGGCTGCTGAACAACCTCACGG CAGACGAGCCCTTCTTCTGCTCCGCTCTGCTCTCCCTGGACTTGCTCCCggccctgctgcagctcctgccgtGTTCTCAGATGGCCAGTGTGTTG GTCCTGACAGTTCTGTGCAATATAGCAGAGAAGGGGCCAGCCtactgccagcagctgcaccggcagcctgccctgcccctgctgctgcccaccctcGCGCTGCCCGACCCCGAAGTGGTGGGGCAGTGCCTCGAGCTGCTGCACCTCCTCTTCCTGCACTGGCCGGAG GCTGCTGCTGACTTCGTCACGCAAGGCGGGCACCGGGCCCTCGAGCAGCACCAGAGCACCCCAGTACTCCAGGAGCGGGCACGAGCGCTGCTCGACATGGTCGGGCAGCCCCTGGGAGCCTCCGCCCTCAGTCCCTGCCACGCCACGTTGTCTGCCTTCTCCTAG
- the CD14 gene encoding monocyte differentiation antigen CD14 produces MNVAVLLLLGLGLLEAEGRCFFNRTEEHCVCYNLSQESLGSIIQCLAATVVEFRGGELERYVAFPISDLDPSTIEMLGSLVIRKIIFGDLLVPEILLARVLRFFSYTQVQELVFESCIFKGRGNWAEMASQDLPILSLHFHSVTSAPLTGREQDFSSLSSWLETLQELAVTGSHVTSLPCSIGRLFRALRSLDMAQNSLGDESLMPTFCEGAFPQLQVLSLQCNNLTSYHSVCESMQLLRELQHLDLSQNKLMADLSSSCQWPVALRIFNLSDNGLDEVLTPLPPSLEVLDVSCNHLHAVDISLSSLKKLFLSQNILQAAPSIRNYPMLDTLHLDNNLITELPWDELKLLGHLRDVTAAGNPYNCSCSGAGGVQALAGLVHLGQGWPQDYKCHSPPRCQGRLVKDVLVSVLQCNSAAVIAPVCIALILLGVAGAVCLVRSRPGLVRPCLRV; encoded by the coding sequence ATGAACGTGgctgttctcctcctcctgggcCTGGGGCTGTTGGAGGCAGAAGGCAGGTGTTTCTTCAATCGCACTGAGGAGCACTGTGTGTGCTACAACCTGTCCCAGGAAAGCCTAGGCAGCATCATCCAGTGCCTCGCAGCCACTGTTGTGGAGTTTCGGGGAGGAGAGCTGGAGAGATACGTAGCTTTCCCCATCAGCGACCTGGACCCCTCCACCATTGAAATGCTGGGCTCCCTTGtcatcaggaaaataatttttggtgaTCTCTTGGTGCCTGAGATACTCCTCGCCCGAGTCCTGAGGTTCTTTTCCTACACCCAAGTGCAGGAGCTGGTGTTTGAGAGCTGCATTTTCAAGGGGAGAGGAAACTGGGCTGAAATGGCCAGCCAGGACTTGCCCATATTGTCCCTGCACTTCCACAGCGTGACATCTGCCCCACTGACGGGCCGCGAGCAGGACTTCTCTAGTCTGAGCAGCTGGCTGGAGacgctgcaggagctggctgtcACCGGCTCCCATGTCACCAGCCTGCCCTGTAGCATCGGAAGGCTGTTCAGAGCTCTGCGCTCCCTGGACATGGCACAAAACAGCCTTGGGGACGAGAGCTTGATGCCCACCTTTTGCGAGGGGGCTTTCCCTCAGCTCCAGGTACTGAGTCTGCAATGCAACAACCTGACATCCTACCACAGCGTGTGCGAAAGCATGCAGCTGCTGCGTGAGCTCCAGCATTTAGATCTCAGCCAGAACAAGCTCATGGCAGACCTGTCCTCCTCCTGCCAGTGGCCAGTGGCCCTCCGAATTTTTAACTTGTCTGACAATGGCTTGGATGAAGTCCTCACACCTCTGCCTCCTAGTCTGGAAGTGTTGGATGTGAGCTGCAACCACCTTCATGCTGTAGACATCTCCCTCAGCTCCCTGAAGAAGCTCTTCCTGAGCCAAAACATACTGCAGGCTGCCCCCTCCATCAGGAATTACCCCATGTTGGACACCCTCCACCTGGACAACAACTTGATTACAGAGCTGCCGTGGGATGAGCTGAAGCTCCTGGGGCACCTGCGGGATGTGACTGCGGCTGGCAACCCCTACAACTGCTCATGCTCTGGGGCCGGGGGGGTCCAGGCGCTGGCGGGCCTGGTGCACCTTGGGCAGGGCTGGCCTCAGGACTACAAGTGCCACTCGCCCCCTcgctgccagggcaggctggtGAAGGACGTGCTGGTCTCAGTGCTGCAGTGCAACAGTGCTGCGGTGATTGCCCCTGTCTGCATTGCCCTCATCCTGCTCGGCGTGGCCGGCGCCGTTTGCCTGGTCAGATCCAGGCCTGGGCTCGTCCGGCCCTGCCTCAGAGTGTGA